The following is a genomic window from Lysinibacillus sp. G4S2.
AACCTGAATTAACGGTTGTTCAATTTGGATATCAAATATCCCTTTCTTTTTGGTCAAAGAAAAAAGCACCTCCACCTACAATTCATTAGTACAGAAACTCGACTGACCGAGTACTGTAACATTGAATCATAAGCGAAAGTGCTTATTTCTCTAAGTATAACGTTAAAAAATGGACGTCCCAGGAGGGATTCGAACCCCCGACCGACGGCTTAGAAGGCCGTTGCTCTATCCTGCTGAGCTACTGAGACATGATGTCATCTCTATATAAACTATATTAAGGACAATATTTATTATATGTGCTTTAAAGCATAATGTCAACATTAATTTTACTATGAAGGCAAGGTTTGCCTCATCATTAAAATTATATGATTTCACATTTCCCTTTATGCCATTTCTCAAAACTACTTTTGCTAATCATAACAGATTTTTTACTAAAATAATCAAAAACAAAAAACTGGAAGATCCTAAAATGTTTAAAGATGAAGTAGTAGCCGTAACTGGTGGTACTCTAGGGATTGGCAAAGGCATTGTACTTGCATATGCGTGCCAATGTTGTAATTGCCAGTATAAATAAAGAATTATTGGAGCAAGGTTATTCTGTTTTTTTGTTCAAACAGTTATTACGAAAGAACAAGACATTGTCTCATTAATGCAAAAAGCAGTTGATCATTTTGGTACTATCCATATTTTAATAAATAATGCAGGGAAATTTCAACATAAATCTCTTTACGACGTAACTTTGGATGAATGAAATGATTTGATTCAAACAAATTTAATGAATGTACACGCACTGAGATGTCAGAGCCCCATTCCGAAGCCTATGCAGCAACAAAAGGTGGGATTGTCGCATTAATACATGCTTTAGTACGATCGTAGGTCCAGATAATATTACCGTTAATTGTATTTCACCTGGTTGGATTGAAACAGGTGATTATGAACAGCTTCGTCACATTGATCACGAGAAGCATTTATTGGGGCATATAGGCGTGCCTGAAGACATTGCACAAGCTTATTTATACTTAGCAAGCCCAACGAATTATTTTGTCACTGGCATTAATCTAACTGTCGATGGTAGGATGACGAAGAAAATAATGTATGAAGAATAATTAGATTCACTTCTTTCATATCTGGAAGCACCTCAGAGTATTCTACATTAGAAAGAATATTAGAAGGAGTGGTTTACATTGTTCCCCTATCAATACGGAAATTATGGAAATCCTTTAAGTGCGTTCTATAATGCCCCTAACACTCAATATACTGCACCGATTCGCCATTTTTTGAAACCTTCGAACGATAATCGGCGCTGTATTAGTAAAGCTGAAGCTGATTTTATGGCAATGAATCGTTTATTATGGATGGAGCACGTCAATTGGACGAGGATGACGATTATAAGTATTGTTTTTGGCTTACCTGACTTACCGTTTGTGCAGGAACGATTGCTACGAAATGCGACGGACTTAGGCAATTGTCTACGTCCATTTTACGGTGACCAAATTGCTGATCGTTATGCTGAACTGATTAAAGAACATCTTATTCTTGCAGCCCAGTTAGTGACTGCAGCTGCTAAAGGGGATGCAGCAACAGCAGAGGCAAAAGAAAAGGAATGGTATCGTAATGCTGACGAAATTGCAATATTTTTGAATCAAATAAATCCATACTTGAGTGTAGAGGCAGTGCAAAAAATGTTCTATACTCATTTAGCTTTAACAAAAAAGGAAGCCGAGACAATGATTCAGAAAAACTATCAAGCAGATGTACAAATTTTTGATGTCATTGAGGCAGAGGCACTTGCTATGTCGGATATGATTGCTAGTGCCATTGTGATGCAATTTTGTTATCTTTTTTATTAATGCTATTAATAAAACCAGCACTTTTGACAAAGTTATTTTGTTAACGGAGCTGGTTTTTCATTTCCAATATTGGTGAAAAAATTCTAGCCTTTTTATTCTTAGAATAATGAGCTATTGGATGAATTCCTTGTATCGTTTCTTTCACAAAAGGAGCTAGTGTATTGCTTGTAATGTTAATGCTAACACGTTGCAACTGCCATGGCATATGGCTTATATCTATGCGTAATAAGGAATTTTTCCATGTTGACCAAGAATGATAACGTTCCACTAACCATTTTTCTAAGGTAGAACTAATTATTGCACTAGAAATCGGTTGATAGGAAATCTGCAATCTTTCATCCAGTGCTCCATGATATAAACTTGTAAAAGAAAAATTGTTACCTCTTTGTTTTAAAGATATTTTTGAATGTCGATATGATAGACTGCCCTTTGTAGCTATTTGTACAATAAAACGATTCGTAACATCTAAGTTAAAAAAATAGATACCTTTCATGCCGTTATATGTAACATATGTGCGGACATTAAGCTGTAAATAGGAATCCATCCCAGGAAATGGTGGTAGAAATCTCAGGCGTTGTCCTTTTACTTTAAAAAGGACAACACTAAGCCAAGCTTTATTATTATAGAGATCCAGTTGCAATTCTTGAGGGATGTACGGCTCTATCTCATTAGGTGATATTGGCCAATGTAGAAACACCACATCTTGCCATATTTGCGTCATAATCCACGGTTTGCTCCACATAAAATAACTCCCTTCTGTAGTAAAATTCTTTCCTACAAAGGAGTTATTCAAACTATAATGACTATTTTTGTTCTGAATCGAACGTTTCTTTTTCAACATATCGGTAATATAAATTGCGTAATTCGGATTCTTTATAATTGCCTAAATGACTTTTAAATTGAGGATGAACTAAAATTCCATGATCTCGAAGTTGCTTAACAAACCAACCTTTTGAATACTTATGCACTTTACACATTCTCCTTCACTTATATTCATACATAGCGTATGCTCAGGAGTTTTGTGTGGTTACGGCTTATTGCATAAAAAAAACGAAGGAATTTATCCCTCGTTTTTAACTTATGTGCCACAAAAAGTACGATATGGTTGATTAGACAGAGTTGGCAATGTTGCATACTCCTGTTGCTCCTTCGTATGTGCAAAAGGATGCGCAAGGGCATTCAGTAATCGTTCCATTACACTGTAGTCTCCCTGTTCAACAGCAGCCTCTAATGCTTCTTCCACACGGTGATTTCGTGGAATTACTGCTGGATTATGATCACGCATTAGTTGTTGAGACATGTCTGTTGTTTCCTGTTGTCTTTCACGTCTTGCAAGCCAGTTCTGATGCCATTCTTTAAATTCTTTTGTACTAAATAACTTTGATTCATCTAATTTATCGAAGGTTAATGCGATAAATGTATTCGTATAGTCTGCCTGATACTGCTGCATTAACTTTAGAAGCTCTTCAATTAATACTTCGTCCTGATCTTCTTCGTTAAATAGTCCAAGTTTTGCCCGCATACCTGCTAACCAATTGGCATAATACAACTGAGAATATTGTTGTAATGCGTCTTGAGCTAGGTTTATGGCATCTTCTTGATTTTCATGGATTAACGGTAATAATGATTCAGCAAATCGTGTCAAATTCCACGCTCCAATATTAGGCTGGTTAACATAAGCATAACGACCTTGTCGATCAATCGAGCTAAATACTGTCGCTGGATCATAGATATCCATGAAAGCGCATGGACCGTAATCAATTGTCTCACCACTAATGGCCATATTATCTGTGTTCATGACACCATGAATAAAACCAACTAGCTGCCATTTTGCAATGAGAGATGCTTGCTTTTTCATGACTTCCTGAAGTAGGTAAAGATAACGATTTGGGGCTTCATCAGCATTGGAAAAATGACGTACCAAAGCATAATCTGCCAAAGCTTTGAGCTCCTCCTCAGTTCCCCAGTTTGCAGCATATTGGAAAGTTCCGACTCTCAAATGACTGCTAGCAATACGAGTTAAAACTGCACCAGGAAGCTCGGTTTCACGGAGGATCGTTTCGCCTGTAGTCACGACAGCTAGACTTCGAGTGGTCGGAATGCCGAGTGCATACATAGCTTCACTTATAATATATTCTCGCAGCATTGGGCCAAGTGCTGCTCTGCCATCTCCACCTCGGGAATAAGGCGTTCTCCCTGAGCCTTTAAGTGCAATATCAAATCGTTCATGATTTGGTGTTATTTGTTCACCTAATAACAATGCTCTTCCATCTCCAAGCATATTAAAATGACCAAATTGATGCCCAGCATAAGCTTGTGCAATGGGTGTGCCACCAGTTGGGCAATTGTTACCTGCAAAAATCGCGACCGCTTCTTCGTTTTGCAAAGCATCGATGTTCAATCCAAGTGACTGTGCGACCGGCTCATTAACCATTATTAATTTTGGTGAGCGAACTGGATTTAAAGTGAGTGATGTATAAAAAATGCTTGGTAGGCGAGTATAGCTATTATCAAAATTCCATCCTATTGTATTGTCCATGTTTTCTCCTTTGTTCGTTTACAGTTATTTTTTCTTCTTCATCATAAACAATTCATAGCCATTTTTTCCATTTAGCCCTTATAAAACAAAAACGCTTTGAGTTTATTAAAACTTAAGCGTTTTTGTTCCATCATTTCCGTATAAACTTGTGAGTGGAAATACAATTATTATCATTCGTAATGAACTTTACTTCAAAATAC
Proteins encoded in this region:
- a CDS encoding DUF2071 domain-containing protein, which codes for MWSKPWIMTQIWQDVVFLHWPISPNEIEPYIPQELQLDLYNNKAWLSVVLFKVKGQRLRFLPPFPGMDSYLQLNVRTYVTYNGMKGIYFFNLDVTNRFIVQIATKGSLSYRHSKISLKQRGNNFSFTSLYHGALDERLQISYQPISSAIISSTLEKWLVERYHSWSTWKNSLLRIDISHMPWQLQRVSINITSNTLAPFVKETIQGIHPIAHYSKNKKARIFSPILEMKNQLR
- a CDS encoding DUF2639 domain-containing protein, producing the protein MCKVHKYSKGWFVKQLRDHGILVHPQFKSHLGNYKESELRNLYYRYVEKETFDSEQK
- a CDS encoding protein adenylyltransferase SelO; the protein is MDNTIGWNFDNSYTRLPSIFYTSLTLNPVRSPKLIMVNEPVAQSLGLNIDALQNEEAVAIFAGNNCPTGGTPIAQAYAGHQFGHFNMLGDGRALLLGEQITPNHERFDIALKGSGRTPYSRGGDGRAALGPMLREYIISEAMYALGIPTTRSLAVVTTGETILRETELPGAVLTRIASSHLRVGTFQYAANWGTEEELKALADYALVRHFSNADEAPNRYLYLLQEVMKKQASLIAKWQLVGFIHGVMNTDNMAISGETIDYGPCAFMDIYDPATVFSSIDRQGRYAYVNQPNIGAWNLTRFAESLLPLIHENQEDAINLAQDALQQYSQLYYANWLAGMRAKLGLFNEEDQDEVLIEELLKLMQQYQADYTNTFIALTFDKLDESKLFSTKEFKEWHQNWLARRERQQETTDMSQQLMRDHNPAVIPRNHRVEEALEAAVEQGDYSVMERLLNALAHPFAHTKEQQEYATLPTLSNQPYRTFCGT